A genomic stretch from Coffea arabica cultivar ET-39 chromosome 10c, Coffea Arabica ET-39 HiFi, whole genome shotgun sequence includes:
- the LOC113714269 gene encoding peroxidase 12-like, translating into MKFIAPCLVALFLTISFISASSSSSYGTSAPITEGLSASFYHSSCPKVTTIIRHHLKKIFEDDIGQAAGLLRLHFHDCFVQGCDASVLLDGSHSGPSEKDAPPNLSLRAEAFKIIDSLREHVHKECGRVVSCADIVALAARDSVFLSGGPDYEIPLGRKDGLNFATRNATLANLPPPTSNASALLASLATKNFDATDVVALSGGHTIGISHCTSFTPRLYPTQDPTMEETFANDLKQTCPESNSTSTTVLDIRTPNLFDNKYYVNLVNRQGLFTSDQDLYTDSRTSDIVTSFASDEKLFFEQFVLAMQKMGQLSVLTGGQGEIRANCSVRNSDNKSYVSYVVEVDDESKAEL; encoded by the exons ATGAAGTTTATTGCTCCTTGTTTAGTAGCTCTATTCTTAACCATCTCCTTCATATCggcatcttcatcttcatcctaTGGCACATCTGCTCCAATAACTGAAGGACTGTCCGCCTCATTCTACCATTCCAGTTGTCCTAAGGTAACGACCATTATCAGACACCATCTAAAGAAGATCTTCGAGGACGATATTGGTCAGGCAGCCGGATTGCTTCGCCTCCATTTCCATGACTGTTTTGTTCAG GGGTGTGATGCTTCAGTGTTGCTTGATGGATCCCATAGTGGCCCTAGCGAGAAGGACGCACCCCCAAATCTGAGTTTAAGAGCTGAGGCATTCAAGATCATTGATAGCCTTCGGGAGCACGTCCACAAGGAATGTGGAAGGGTGGTCTCATGTGCTGATATTGTGGCACTTGCTGCACGCGACTCTGTTTTCCTG AGTGGAGGTCCGGACTATGAAATACCCTTGGGAAGAAAAGACGGGTTAAACTTTGCCACGAGAAATGCAACATTAGCTAATCTTCCGCCACCTACCAGCAACGCAAGTGCCCTTCTTGCCTCTCTTGCCACCAAGAATTTCGACGCAACCGACGTAGTAGCCCTCTCCGGTGGCCACACCATCGGAATCAGCCACTGCACTTCCTTCACTCCTAGACTGTATCCAACACAAGATCCAACCATGGAGGAGACGTTTGCCAATGACCTTAAGCAAACTTGTCCAGAATCTAATTCTACTAGTACTACTGTTTTGGACATTCGAACTCCGAACTTATTCGACAACAAATACTACGTTAATTTGGTGAATCGACAAGGGTTGTTTACATCTGACCAAGATTTATACACGGATAGTAGAACGAGTGACATTGTCACAAGCTTTGCTTCGGATGAGAAATTGTTCTTTGAGCAGTTTGTGCTTGCCATGCAAAAAATGGGGCAGCTCAGTGTTCTGACTGGTGGACAAGGAGAAATTCGTGCAAATTGTTCAGTGAGAAATTCTGATAACAAGTCTTATGTGTCTTACGTGGTGGAGGTTGACGATGAATCCAAGGCTGAATTATAA